atttatcttttcgTAAAATtaccgatatccggatttttgGGTCCGGATAGGAACATATAACAAATCGTATCAAAACTTACGGATATATATTTTATCCGCCCCTAGTTTTCAGCCACATATGGTACGTTCTTGTGTAGCCTATCTGATTTCTCTTGCCAAaggaagtatatatatatatatatatgtatatgatagTGTGAACCATGATTTTCCATCACACAAATTTCATAAGTCTACAATGAAGATTTGTAATGCAGTTCGAAATTGGgaattaagaaaaaagaaaaatagataaTAACTGAAGGCACGTATCTTAATTAATTAGGGGTGGAAGAAACGTTTATTATTAGACACGTGTCTAAATGGCGATCTCACTCTTGTCTTCTCCGTCCTGCTTCAATCTTCCACTAACGCCATTGTTAATCCTTCCAAAGTCAAGCAGGTTTCATCGAAATCCAGGTTTGTTTGCCGAAAAGTTCGAACCTTTCAATGTTAAAAATTCGATGAATCCGAGAATTTATATGGTTTGAAATTGTGTTTCAGGGCGTTTGTTTATGAAGGGTTTCTCACGGAATTGGGATGTGATCATATGGTTTCGCTTGTGAGTTTTTTCTTCCCTTTCATCTTCTTTGCTTGGTTTGGAAACTTCTAAATTTCGATTTGTTCGTTGAAAAAAGGCTGGTGAGGATTTATGAGTCTGTGGAGGTGGATGAGGAGGAGAATGTTAAGGAGGTGGAGGTTGTGGGAATACTGCAGAAGGCGTTGGAGAATACGGTGGATTTGTCTGGGAGGAAGCTGAGGTTGCTTCCTGAAGCGTTTGGGAGGATACAAGGGTTGCTTGTTGATCTCTCCAACAATCACCTCCAGGTTACTTCTTGTTCCTTTTGAAATTACAATTTATTGCATTGTTGTGAAAGGGGTAAGTCTTGGGTCTGTTCCTGGCTTCTATGGAACTTTTATGGATGGAACTCAACTCGTGCTTTGGAAGTTATGGACAAATTGTTCCCCAAGGTACTCCTTTACTTAATTACTTTCTTGTTTGGTTCTTTCCTCATTTATATAGATTCTTAGTTTCTTTATGCTAAAGACCCTACATCTGTTACCAGATAGATGTCTCTTATATGCCTGGTTCGAGTTTTTCTAGGTTGTTTAGCTGTTTTTTCTCTTACAAAACTTTCCTGGGATTTGATAGTTTTGTAGAAATATGAGCTTAGGTATTTGAAATAATTGTAACGGATGCAGGGTGCTTTGGTACAACCTTCTCTGGTAGTTGCATATTTTGGAGGACCGAAGTCTCGTGCTACGCACTGGAAACAAACAGTCATGTACCTTGAAGATAGGTTAACAATATGTGAAGGTGAGACAATCACTGGAAGCATGCATGTCGGTTTCTTATAACAAGAAGAATCCTCGAGACGTTGACATAAAGCTAAGCTATTCTTTGGATGGTCAGCACTCCAAGGTTTCAAGAACTCAACACTACAAAGCGTTGAAGTTCCCTCAAAAAGAAGCAGAACTTCAAACTTGCAGCTGTAACTGAGAAGATACAGTTTCTCTAATTGTGATATTagtttttgtatttcttttttcttcaagtTTTGCAACATTCCCTTTGCTTCACAGTCCACACTGCTACATTGGTCTTTATGCTTCAGAGtttcaaatataattattttcccCTAAACCAGCTCTTGTATGCGTCTGTCTTGTGTTACAGAACTGGTGTTGATCAACACGTAAGTGACATGTTTGTCTTGAGCTTCAAGTGTTAGATAAACTTGTTACCAGTCGGTTCATATCCGCCAGCATAGTGAAAGTATGATCCAACAATGAGAGCATGATCTGCGTCACCAGTCGATGTCCATATCGAGATTGCTTTAGTGAAGAAGCAACGGTTGGAGAAGCTGCAGAGATAAAGACAAGAGAGGGAGTGATCCGTTTGAGAATCCACAAGACTTGGCAGGTTTGTGTTAAAAGAGAACCAACCTCATTAGAGCGAGTCCTCCTGGCTTGAGGATTCTATTCATTTCCTTGAAAACTATAAGTGGTTTTGTAAGATAATCCACACTTACCTATTGACATACAAATAAACACATTGGTTAGTCATGACTTGAGTTTTAATTATGAAGTTTACTTTTAAacacttatttttgtttttatgtttttattttaaaatcaatgttaataagaaaaaaaaaattgatgtttaattaaaaaaaaaaaaaattaagaatcctTAATTAAGAGACTTGTATTGGAGCAGGTAAATTTCCGGATCTCTTAATCCAGTTTCTTAATTcacttttacaattaaaaaatatttaaaaaaaaataatagaccCATTTAGGATCTCTAGGTTAACGGTGCTCTAACTAAACAAGCTGCAAGCATAATCTTTCCACGTCCGTTCTTACCGTCACCTTAATTAACTTCTTCCACGGCTTCTAAATGTCGCCGTATTTCATGCACCGTGTGTTTGATGAATAAACGAGCAAGTGCAGATGATAGTCAAGTTCAAAGAGCTACGTTGACTATCATGATATACAGAGACTGATAGACACAAtggttatgttttttattttattaatttggtATTCCAGACCTATAGAAAAGTATATATACTAGTAATATTCAACCGGAGATGCAACCTACGGATACATTATTTTTCCTATTATTCAAATGAAGATTAAAGCATGGTTTCTTACCCAAAAAGgccaaatataataaaaaaaagttttattacaATAAAGAGGACAAAATACGGGTGCAGTATGGAAATGAGAAAATGACTAGGATATCAATAAAAAGGTTTTTGTATAGtctctaagaataaaaatgaccaaaatagcatttaatgttttatcaaaagagataaatatacacttatacttcaatagtaaattaatttagacat
The window above is part of the Brassica napus cultivar Da-Ae chromosome C3, Da-Ae, whole genome shotgun sequence genome. Proteins encoded here:
- the LOC106361088 gene encoding uncharacterized protein LOC106361088 isoform X1; amino-acid sequence: MAISLLSSPSCFNLPLTPLLILPKSSRFHRNPGRLFMKGFSRNWDVIIWFRLLVRIYESVEVDEEENVKEVEVVGILQKALENTVDLSGRKLRLLPEAFGRIQGLLVDLSNNHLQGALVQPSLVVAYFGGPKSRATHWKQTVMYLEDRLTICEGETITGSMHVGFL
- the LOC106361088 gene encoding plant intracellular Ras-group-related LRR protein 9 isoform X2 is translated as MAISLLSSPSCFNLPLTPLLILPKSSRFHRNPGRLFMKGFSRNWDVIIWFRLLVRIYESVEVDEEENVKEVEVVGILQKALENTVDLSGRKLRLLPEAFGRIQGLLVDLSNNHLQNWC